A stretch of Mastomys coucha isolate ucsf_1 unplaced genomic scaffold, UCSF_Mcou_1 pScaffold1, whole genome shotgun sequence DNA encodes these proteins:
- the Tnfsf18 gene encoding LOW QUALITY PROTEIN: tumor necrosis factor ligand superfamily member 18 (The sequence of the model RefSeq protein was modified relative to this genomic sequence to represent the inferred CDS: deleted 1 base in 1 codon) produces the protein MTLHRSSITCGYLLSTVLIPPRMSSSLMEEMPLSESNPRGAERGRKPWLLCIVALLLMLFCTLGTLIFTSLKPTAKQPCMVKFELLSSKWQMTSPEPHCVNMTSNGMVKILRKGVYLIYGQVTPVDKKYIKDYAPFVVQIFKNNDVLQTLTNDFQLLPIGGIYELHAGDKIHLMFNSKDHIQKNNTYWGIILMPDLSFTF, from the exons ATGACATTGCATCGTTCATCCATCACTTGTGGGTATCTGCTTTCCACAGTTCTCATTCCTCCA AGAATGAGTTCTAGCCTCATGGAGGAAATGCCTTTGAGCGAGTCAAATCCTCgaggggcagagaggggcagGAAGCCATGGCTCTTATGCATAGTTGCTTTGTTGCTGATGCTGTTCTGTACCTTGGGTACACTGATCTTTACTTCACTCAAG CCCACTGCCAAACAGCCCTGCATGGTTAAATTTG AACTATTATCTTCAAAATGGCAAATGACATCTCCTGAACCTCACTGTGTGAATATGACATCTAATGGGATGGTGAAGATACTGCGGAAAGGCGTGTATTTAATATATGGCCAAGTGACTCCTGTTGACAAGAAATACATAAAAGACTATGCCCCTTTTGTAGtacagatatttaaaaacaatgatgtcCTACAAACTCTAACGAATGATTTTCAACTCTTACCTATAGGAGGGATTTATGAACTGCATGCTGGAGATAAGATACATTTGATGTTCAACTCTAAAGACcatattcagaaaaataatacaTACTGGGGGATCATTTTAATGCCAGATCTCTCATTTACCTTTTAG